One segment of Dromaius novaehollandiae isolate bDroNov1 chromosome Z, bDroNov1.hap1, whole genome shotgun sequence DNA contains the following:
- the LOC135324883 gene encoding creatine kinase S-type, mitochondrial: MASTFCRLLAGRGAAALFAAAGTGALTTGYLLNQQNVKAAVQEKRKLFPPSADYPDLRKHNNCMAECLTPAIYARLRDKMTPNGYTLDQCIQTGVDNPGHPFIKTVGMVAGDEESYEVFAEIFDPVIKTRHNGYDPRTMKHHTDLDASKITSGQFDEHYVLSSRVRTGRSIRGLSLPPACTRAERREVENVVVTALAGLKGDLSGKYYSLTNMTEKEQQQLIDDHFLFDKPVSPLLTCAGMARDWPDARGIWHNNDKTFLIWINEEDHTRVISMEKGGNMKRVFERFCRGLKEVERLIKERGWEFMWNERLGYVLTCPSNLGTGLRAGVHVKLPKLSKDPRFPKILENLRLQKRGTGGVDTAAVADIYDISNLDRMGRSEVELVQIVIDGVNYLVDCEKKLERGQDIKVPPPLPQFGRK, from the exons ATGGCTAGCACCTTCTGTCGTCTCCTGGCTGGCCGTGGAGCTGCTGCGCTCTTTGCAGCAGCAGGTACAGGGGCCCTAACCACTGGGTACCTCCTCAATCAGCAAAATGTTAAAGCTGCTGTACAAGAAAAACGAAAACTCTTCCCTCCAAG tgcAGACTATCCTGATCTCCGCAAACATAACAACTGCATGGCTGAGTGCCTCACACCAGCAATTTATGCTAGACTAAGGGACAAGATGACTCCCAACGGCTACACCCTGGACCAGTGTATCCAAACTGGGGTCGATAATCCTGGCCATCCTTTCATTAAAACTGTGGGCATGGTTGCAGGTGATGAAGAATCCTATGAG GTATTTGCTGAGATTTTTGACCCTGTCATTAAAACAAGACATAATGGCTATGATCCACGCACAATGAAGCATCATACAGACCTGGATGCATCCAAG ATCACTTCAGGTCAATTTGATGAGCACTATGTCCTCTCGTCACGTGTGCGTACTGGTCGTAGTATCCGGGGCCTCAGTCTTCCTCCTGCTTGCACCAGGGCGGAGAGAAGAGAAGTGGAAAATGTTGTGGTCACTGCTCTAGCTGGTCTGAAAGGAGATCTTTCTGGAAAGTACTATAGCTTGACCAATATGACtgagaaggagcagcagcagcttattGAT GATCATTTTCTCTTTGATAAGCCAGTGTCCCCTTTGCTAACATGTGCTGGGATGGCACGTGACTGGCCAGATGCCAGAGGAATCTG GCATAACAATGACAAGACATTTCTTATCTGGATTAATGAAGAGGACCACACCAGGGTGATATCCATGGAAAAGGGTGGCAACATGAAACGGGTGTTTGAAAGATTTTGCCGTGGTTTAAAAGAG GTTGAAAGATTAATTAAAGAACGAGGCTGGGAGTTCATGTGGAATGAACGTCTTGGATATGTTCTGACTTGTCCTTCCAACCTGGGAACGGGTTTACGTGCTGGAGTCCATGTTAAGCTGCCAAAGCTTAGCAAG GATCCCAGGTTTCCAAAAATCCTGGAGAACCTGAGGCTTCAGAAGCGCGGCACTGGTGGCGTGGACACGGCGGCTGTAGCGGATATATATGATATCTCCAACCTAGACCGCATGGGTCGATCAGAG gTAGAGCTAGTTCAGATTGTCATTGATGGGGTCAATTATCTAGTTGATTGTGAGAAGAAACTGGAAAGAGGCCAAGACATCAAAGTACCACCACCGTTGCCTCAGTTTGGCAGGAAGTGA